A single genomic interval of Euzebyales bacterium harbors:
- a CDS encoding YciI family protein gives MSSTTAEEASTMTQYLMSVWHDDEYEVDFSGEEIQRVVRQVDAFNKELEAAGAWVFGGGLHPASSATVLRATGDDVSMTDGPYAESKEQMGGFWVIEATDFDAALEWARKATVACEGPVELRPFQDG, from the coding sequence ATGAGTTCCACGACCGCCGAGGAGGCGAGCACCATGACGCAGTACCTGATGTCCGTGTGGCACGACGACGAGTACGAGGTCGACTTCTCCGGGGAGGAGATCCAACGGGTGGTCCGCCAGGTCGACGCCTTCAACAAAGAGTTGGAGGCCGCCGGCGCGTGGGTGTTCGGCGGCGGCCTGCACCCGGCATCGTCGGCGACCGTGCTGCGCGCGACCGGCGACGACGTCTCCATGACCGACGGGCCCTACGCCGAGTCCAAGGAACAGATGGGCGGGTTCTGGGTCATCGAGGCGACCGACTTCGACGCGGCACTCGAGTGGGCGCGCAAGGCGACAGTCGCCTGCGAGGGGCCGGTCGAGCTGCGCCCGTTCCAGGATGGGTGA
- a CDS encoding dihydrofolate reductase family protein, with product MRKLIVASFVTLDGVIQAPGGPDEDTSGGFAHGGWTVPYWDDVIEAHVGSGMDVEKAYLFGRGTYEIMAAHWPHAGADDPFAAKINAAPKYVVSTTLTEASWQNTEIISSDAPDAIAALKAEDGPDLEVLGSPELIQMLLAHDLVDEFSLITYPVVVGAGKRLFGDGTVAGALTLADAKISPSGVIIATYRRAGELRTGSFALDEPSADEVARRERVAADAG from the coding sequence ATGCGCAAGCTCATCGTCGCATCGTTCGTCACGCTCGACGGTGTGATCCAGGCTCCGGGCGGTCCCGATGAGGACACATCCGGCGGGTTCGCCCACGGCGGCTGGACCGTCCCCTACTGGGACGACGTCATCGAGGCCCACGTCGGATCCGGCATGGACGTCGAGAAGGCGTACCTGTTCGGTCGCGGTACCTACGAGATCATGGCGGCCCACTGGCCGCACGCCGGCGCCGACGACCCGTTCGCCGCGAAGATCAACGCCGCGCCCAAGTACGTCGTGTCGACGACGCTGACCGAGGCGTCGTGGCAGAACACCGAGATCATCAGCTCGGACGCGCCGGACGCGATCGCGGCGCTGAAGGCCGAGGACGGCCCCGACCTCGAGGTGCTCGGCAGCCCGGAACTGATCCAGATGCTGCTCGCCCACGACCTGGTCGACGAGTTCTCGCTGATCACCTACCCGGTGGTCGTCGGGGCGGGCAAGCGCCTGTTCGGCGACGGCACCGTGGCTGGTGCGCTGACGCTGGCCGATGCGAAGATCTCGCCATCAGGTGTGATCATCGCCACCTACCGGCGCGCGGGCGAGCTGCGGACCGGTTCGTTCGCGCTCGACGAGCCGTCCGCGGACGAGGTCGCGCGCCGCGAGCGGGTGGCCGCGGACGCCGGCTGA
- a CDS encoding M1 family metallopeptidase — translation MTDVRRRPCRMLFVLSLVLAVLVVPSAAPAAPGGDSGPRYTAGDPGIGDVYFPYAGNGGYDVTHYDLDLTYTPPEADPAPLVGHLEGVATIELVAVEDLEQFNLDLRGLEVESVVIDGHPARAVDSPDDADHVGGPAWWQVQDDDARIWELTIQPRPKLKAGQDATVVIAYGGDTTRPRDIEGFLYGWVTTRDGAMVVGEPEGTMTWYPVNDHPTDKATYSFEITVPEGKVAVANGLQSQDPTTVDGWTTWYWDAPDLQASYLTTASIGDFELSYGETADGLPIVDAVDVDVTPGNRATSEANLALQPAMIAYFESLFGDYPFNSYGAIVEDDSVGYALETQTRPVYSRVAREGTVAHELAHQWFGNAVSPERWQDIWLNEGWATYLSWLWLEENGGATVQSQFDDVMAIPAESSFWDLAIADPGPTGLFAGAVYDRGAATLHALRTKIGDEAFFAGARLWLERYDDGTATTEDFGAVYEEASGQDLSEFFDIWLRQPTKPTSW, via the coding sequence ATGACAGATGTCCGCAGGCGGCCGTGCCGCATGCTGTTCGTGCTCTCGCTGGTGCTCGCCGTGCTGGTCGTGCCGAGCGCCGCGCCGGCCGCGCCCGGAGGCGACAGCGGCCCGCGCTACACCGCCGGTGATCCCGGCATCGGTGACGTCTACTTCCCGTATGCCGGGAACGGTGGCTACGACGTCACGCACTACGACCTGGACCTGACCTACACGCCACCCGAGGCGGACCCGGCCCCGCTGGTCGGACACCTGGAGGGCGTCGCGACGATCGAGCTCGTCGCGGTGGAGGACCTCGAGCAGTTCAACCTCGACCTGCGTGGTCTCGAGGTCGAGTCGGTCGTGATCGACGGCCATCCTGCCCGCGCGGTCGATTCGCCCGACGACGCCGACCACGTCGGCGGTCCCGCGTGGTGGCAGGTGCAGGACGACGACGCCCGCATCTGGGAGCTGACGATCCAGCCGCGCCCCAAGCTCAAGGCGGGGCAGGACGCCACTGTCGTGATCGCCTACGGCGGCGACACGACGCGCCCGCGGGACATCGAAGGCTTCCTCTACGGGTGGGTCACCACCCGCGACGGTGCAATGGTCGTGGGCGAGCCCGAGGGCACGATGACGTGGTACCCGGTCAACGACCACCCGACCGACAAGGCCACGTACTCGTTCGAGATCACAGTGCCGGAGGGCAAGGTCGCCGTCGCGAACGGCCTGCAGTCGCAGGATCCGACGACCGTCGACGGATGGACGACCTGGTACTGGGATGCCCCGGACCTGCAGGCCAGCTACCTGACGACCGCCTCGATCGGTGACTTCGAGCTGTCGTACGGCGAGACGGCGGACGGCCTGCCGATCGTCGATGCCGTCGACGTCGATGTCACGCCGGGCAACCGCGCCACGAGCGAGGCGAACCTCGCCCTCCAGCCCGCGATGATCGCGTACTTCGAGTCCCTGTTCGGTGACTACCCGTTCAACTCCTATGGGGCGATCGTCGAAGACGACTCGGTCGGCTACGCGCTCGAGACCCAGACCCGTCCCGTCTACTCGCGGGTCGCCCGGGAGGGCACGGTCGCACACGAGTTGGCGCACCAGTGGTTCGGCAACGCGGTCAGTCCCGAGCGGTGGCAGGACATCTGGCTCAACGAGGGGTGGGCCACCTACCTGTCGTGGCTGTGGCTCGAGGAGAACGGCGGCGCCACGGTGCAGTCGCAGTTCGACGACGTGATGGCGATCCCGGCCGAGTCGAGCTTCTGGGACCTGGCGATCGCCGATCCGGGGCCGACCGGGTTGTTCGCCGGCGCCGTGTACGACCGTGGCGCGGCGACGCTGCATGCGCTGCGTACCAAGATCGGCGACGAGGCGTTCTTCGCCGGCGCCCGCCTGTGGCTCGAGCGCTACGACGACGGCACCGCCACGACCGAGGACTTCGGGGCCGTGTACGAGGAGGCGTCGGGCCAGGACCTGTCCGAGTTCTTCGACATCTGGCTGCGGCAGCCCACGAAGCCGACCAGCTGGTAG
- a CDS encoding plasmid pRiA4b ORF-3 family protein — protein MPRDDAPAGRGDDHGELLHALQRAVQGATPAELHEMLQQVMATATDAAMASLHAPPPSRRRPRRSDVVTYRVRVDLTGTRPPLWRRLELTSDLFLDDVHDAIQAAFGWTDTHLHRFSSGPPSAGRDAEQYLCAFDVDEGDVGVPEQEVRLDELLVEEGDRLYYTYDYGDDWHHTIRLEAVEPREPGAPRAVCTAGRRPDPPEDCGGAPGYELHVAAGDPDHPDHATASAELADMYGADVAADLIPPRPFDIGETNATLAAYGLHRSTAPASLPPPLAALADRIRTVEGTRQLRQLIVDADLDEPVEVDAETAARMVHPYTWLLRRVGDVGITLTAGGYLPPAHVSAAFEQLGLDDEWIGKGNREDQTLPVLHLRETAQRAGLLRKYRGELRLTARGRAAVDDPLALWWQLAERTPARTSREDEFQAGLIQLLTAAAAIDDIDVVDATIATVLDAVGWTHRDGAPLSAWDAADAARDTRTLLRRLGGLTEHPTVPRRAEPTTDGVTFARAALLTWADTG, from the coding sequence ATGCCACGCGACGACGCCCCCGCAGGACGCGGCGACGATCACGGTGAACTGCTGCACGCGCTGCAACGCGCCGTGCAGGGTGCAACGCCGGCCGAGTTGCACGAGATGCTGCAGCAGGTCATGGCGACCGCCACCGACGCAGCGATGGCGTCCCTGCACGCTCCCCCGCCGTCCCGGAGGCGGCCCCGCCGGTCCGACGTGGTGACCTACCGGGTGCGGGTCGACCTGACCGGCACCAGGCCACCGCTGTGGCGTCGGCTCGAGCTGACGTCCGACCTGTTCCTCGACGACGTCCACGACGCCATCCAGGCCGCGTTCGGCTGGACCGACACCCACCTGCACCGCTTCAGCTCCGGGCCACCGTCCGCCGGCCGCGACGCCGAGCAGTACCTGTGCGCGTTCGACGTCGACGAGGGCGACGTCGGCGTGCCCGAGCAGGAGGTGCGCCTCGACGAACTGCTCGTCGAGGAGGGCGACCGCCTGTACTACACGTACGACTACGGTGACGACTGGCACCACACCATCAGGCTCGAGGCCGTCGAACCGCGCGAGCCCGGCGCGCCCCGCGCGGTGTGCACGGCCGGACGCCGCCCGGATCCCCCCGAGGACTGCGGCGGCGCGCCCGGCTACGAGTTGCATGTCGCGGCCGGCGACCCCGACCACCCCGACCACGCCACCGCGTCGGCCGAACTGGCCGACATGTACGGCGCCGACGTCGCGGCCGACCTGATCCCGCCACGCCCGTTCGACATCGGCGAGACCAACGCGACACTGGCCGCCTACGGTCTGCACCGCTCCACGGCACCCGCCTCGCTGCCACCGCCGCTCGCCGCGCTCGCCGACAGGATCCGCACGGTCGAGGGCACCCGCCAGCTGCGACAGCTGATCGTCGACGCCGACCTCGACGAGCCGGTCGAGGTCGACGCCGAGACCGCGGCCCGGATGGTCCACCCCTACACGTGGCTGCTACGGCGCGTGGGTGACGTCGGCATCACACTCACCGCCGGCGGCTACCTCCCGCCAGCGCACGTGTCGGCGGCGTTCGAGCAACTGGGCCTCGACGACGAGTGGATCGGCAAGGGCAACCGCGAGGACCAGACGCTGCCGGTCCTGCATCTGCGCGAGACGGCGCAGCGGGCGGGGCTGCTGCGCAAGTACCGCGGCGAGCTCAGGCTCACTGCCCGCGGTCGCGCCGCCGTCGACGATCCCCTCGCACTGTGGTGGCAGCTGGCCGAACGCACGCCAGCGCGCACATCGCGCGAGGACGAGTTCCAGGCAGGCCTCATCCAACTGCTGACGGCGGCCGCCGCCATCGACGACATCGACGTCGTGGACGCGACCATCGCGACCGTCCTCGATGCCGTCGGCTGGACGCACCGCGACGGCGCACCCCTGTCCGCGTGGGACGCCGCGGACGCCGCACGGGACACCCGCACCCTGCTGCGCCGGCTCGGCGGGCTCACCGAACACCCAACCGTCCCCCGGCGTGCCGAGCCGACGACCGACGGCGTGACGTTCGCGCGAGCGGCGCTACTGACGTGGGCCGACACCGGGTGA
- a CDS encoding MarR family transcriptional regulator: MRDDPEPIPETPAAGSGWDPTSDVRPLVVAVDRAFRELFSAVDTALDGAAARMGINRTDLRCLEVLDRRGPLSAGALADAIGLSAAAVTKIVDRLVATGYVERVSDPSDRRRVVVRTTEREHQVRRGVFLPLVSDGMRLLDECSDEELRLLRAVLERSTALNRAHAGRLDDERSSPE, from the coding sequence ATGCGGGACGACCCCGAACCCATCCCCGAGACCCCGGCCGCCGGGTCGGGGTGGGACCCGACATCGGACGTGCGGCCGCTCGTCGTTGCCGTCGACCGGGCGTTCCGGGAGCTGTTCAGCGCGGTCGATACGGCCCTCGACGGGGCGGCGGCACGGATGGGCATCAATCGCACCGACCTTCGGTGCCTCGAGGTGCTCGACCGGCGCGGGCCGCTGTCAGCTGGTGCGCTGGCCGACGCCATCGGGCTGTCGGCGGCAGCGGTGACGAAGATCGTCGACCGGCTCGTCGCCACCGGCTACGTCGAGCGGGTGTCCGACCCCTCAGATCGCAGGCGTGTCGTCGTGCGCACGACCGAGCGTGAGCATCAGGTGCGTCGCGGCGTCTTCCTGCCGTTGGTCAGCGATGGGATGCGGCTGCTCGACGAGTGCTCGGACGAGGAGTTGCGGCTGCTGCGTGCGGTGCTGGAGCGGTCGACGGCGCTCAACCGCGCGCACGCGGGACGGCTGGATGACGAACGGTCGTCACCGGAGTGA
- a CDS encoding plastocyanin/azurin family copper-binding protein: protein MMSTRYLPALIILLVTALLTACGRASAIGDDDTDAPVATTTVQVVDNDFEPANAEVTAGDTMTWQWAGANQHNVVVGDVASAVQDAGTFEHTFTEPGTYEYRCTLHGGMRGTVTVVPADAEDA from the coding sequence ATGATGAGCACACGATACCTACCAGCCCTGATCATCCTGCTCGTCACCGCGCTGCTCACCGCCTGCGGACGCGCGAGCGCCATCGGCGACGACGATACCGATGCGCCAGTGGCGACCACGACCGTCCAGGTCGTCGACAACGACTTCGAGCCAGCCAATGCAGAAGTCACTGCCGGCGACACCATGACCTGGCAGTGGGCGGGCGCGAACCAGCACAACGTCGTCGTCGGCGACGTCGCGAGTGCGGTCCAGGATGCTGGCACCTTCGAGCACACGTTCACCGAACCCGGAACGTACGAGTACCGCTGCACGCTGCACGGCGGGATGCGCGGCACCGTGACGGTCGTCCCGGCCGACGCGGAGGACGCGTAG
- a CDS encoding alpha/beta fold hydrolase, with amino-acid sequence MSIYRSAAGRDAIHAFVVGALDRWDVDHSRDHVASTLGPTHVVTAGAGEPLVLLPGTNFCAATWLDLIRMLATEHEVHAVDLPGQPGLSHDERSRRPRDAYGRWLADLLPRVTDRPAVLVAHSLGARVVLQARAVGAPVSGLLLVDPAGLIRLRVTPRVMAPTIPWLRRPDADTSEALLRMMMAPGRVPRSSLTTWMTLVGRHVRTSLAPAPVRASTRRAVAGARCVVVAGRHDAFLPPRPLSRAVAKTLPGVPVRLVVDAGHLLPHERPDVIVEIVREHIAAPGRRRDDP; translated from the coding sequence ATGAGCATCTACCGATCCGCCGCGGGCCGCGACGCCATCCACGCGTTCGTCGTCGGCGCGCTCGACCGCTGGGACGTCGACCACTCCCGAGATCACGTCGCGAGCACGCTCGGGCCGACCCACGTCGTCACGGCTGGTGCCGGCGAGCCTCTCGTCCTTCTCCCCGGCACCAACTTCTGCGCCGCGACGTGGCTCGACCTGATCCGGATGTTGGCGACAGAGCACGAGGTCCACGCCGTCGATCTGCCGGGCCAACCCGGCCTCAGCCACGACGAGCGATCACGCCGACCACGAGACGCGTACGGGCGGTGGCTGGCTGACCTCCTACCCCGGGTCACCGACCGGCCCGCGGTGCTCGTCGCCCACTCGCTCGGCGCCCGCGTCGTGCTCCAGGCGCGTGCCGTCGGTGCGCCGGTCAGCGGACTGCTGCTGGTCGACCCGGCAGGTCTGATCCGGCTGCGCGTCACGCCACGGGTGATGGCACCGACCATCCCGTGGCTACGCCGACCTGACGCCGACACGTCCGAGGCGTTGCTGCGGATGATGATGGCGCCCGGCCGCGTGCCACGATCCTCGCTGACGACGTGGATGACCCTCGTCGGCCGCCATGTCAGAACCTCACTGGCACCCGCTCCCGTACGTGCATCGACACGTCGCGCCGTGGCCGGCGCGCGGTGCGTGGTCGTCGCGGGCCGCCACGACGCGTTCCTCCCACCGCGCCCACTGTCGCGCGCCGTCGCGAAGACGCTCCCCGGCGTACCGGTGCGCCTCGTCGTCGACGCGGGCCATCTCCTGCCGCACGAGCGGCCGGACGTCATCGTCGAGATCGTCCGCGAGCACATCGCCGCGCCCGGTCGTCGGCGCGACGACCCCTGA
- a CDS encoding SWIM zinc finger family protein produces MVTRFGLTWWGERWIGALEALGAVYANRLPRGRTYARQGRVANLTVRPGRVTAAVQGSRARPYRVTLTLPVFDDATWEAILQTLAGEVRHTAALIDGRMPDDVDDALQACGVSLFPRARELSTSCTCPDAANPCKHVAAVHYTLAQTFDDDPFLLPRLRGRDRGQLLAGLRAHRAGTGEPVDDARSDDGPIAVTDLVARDLFSARGALDDIDLRPRRAGDPTAIVRRLGPPPAAVEIEADLHDLVTDAAALAWRVLAGDVARGAGGRDA; encoded by the coding sequence ATGGTGACACGCTTCGGTCTCACCTGGTGGGGCGAGCGGTGGATCGGCGCCCTGGAGGCACTCGGCGCCGTGTACGCCAACCGCCTCCCGCGTGGGCGCACCTACGCACGCCAGGGCCGTGTGGCGAACCTGACCGTACGTCCCGGCCGGGTGACCGCGGCCGTGCAGGGCAGCCGCGCCCGGCCGTACCGCGTGACGCTGACCCTGCCGGTCTTCGACGACGCCACCTGGGAGGCCATCCTCCAGACGCTGGCCGGAGAGGTGCGCCACACGGCCGCGCTGATCGATGGCCGCATGCCCGACGACGTGGACGACGCGTTGCAGGCCTGCGGCGTGTCGCTGTTCCCACGCGCGCGGGAACTGTCGACCTCGTGCACGTGTCCCGACGCGGCGAACCCCTGCAAGCACGTCGCCGCGGTCCACTACACGCTGGCGCAGACCTTCGACGACGACCCGTTCCTGCTCCCACGACTGCGTGGCCGCGACCGCGGCCAACTGCTCGCAGGGCTGCGTGCGCATCGCGCCGGCACCGGCGAACCCGTCGACGACGCCCGGAGCGACGACGGACCGATCGCCGTCACGGACCTCGTCGCACGCGACCTGTTCAGCGCGCGCGGAGCCCTCGACGACATCGACCTCCGGCCCCGCCGTGCCGGTGACCCGACCGCGATCGTGCGGCGGCTGGGTCCGCCGCCCGCGGCCGTCGAGATCGAGGCGGACCTCCACGATCTGGTGACCGATGCCGCCGCGCTCGCGTGGCGTGTGCTCGCGGGCGACGTTGCTCGGGGCGCGGGCGGTCGCGATGCGTGA
- a CDS encoding DEAD/DEAH box helicase, with product MTPPIVPGTLQATFWPGDPVPSRGHLALWGTDDLVADMTRLGFPPGTPVTLPTVLPRSPRAYKRVRIADVPARLVPVGAAAAALAAFPAPSTPAQRWPGRRRPSDSLLVWSAAAKIALELVAAGRIVPTLRAAGDVGVASWALAGAADDRLALLAVRLPPAAHALRAEGENVVWSPAELVTTFGDAVADAFARDAFARGGRATQRSRGARNGRARRAVSWPRTWLTGLTDPVDPVVDGIEDAVARHAEQIAQWSAAVRARRDGGARLCLRLASPPPDVLGDEWGWRVDYLLQAADDPSLIVEADRVWDAADARVDLGGLVVTEAHEALIRGLADAARLFEPLRPSLSLARPAGIDLDVADAAGLLDVSGDLAAAGLGVLLPAELTASGQRRLRARMRVGTTPETPGTGLSTAGLDADTLRTFSWEVALGDDTLDADEFAEIVALKQPLVSWRGRWVRVDPDEALRLADLTGTAGRLAPGEALAVALAGERDDPDLGRVETVADGDLAALVARLRDGGARGAPDLTGVVATLRAYQHRGAAWLQAMAGLGLGTVLADDMGLGKTLQSIALLVSRAAERPHLVVCPTSVVGNWERELARFAPDVPVLRHHGPGRATDPAAFVPGSVTVTSYGLVRRDVDLLAEVDWDTVVLDEAQQVKNHASKAARAVRRVPARTRVALTGTPVENRLAELWAIVDFTNPGLLGSFTRFRERYAVPVERWGDTDAADRLRRIVAPFLLRRTKAEVATDLPSKQEATVVCNLTREQATLYQAAVDRVFSQGIADDGIDRRGQILALLTALKQICNHPAQYLGERGPLPGRSGKLTRTAEMLTEAAAAGDRALVFTQYRAMGELLARHLAARLDVAEIPFLHGGVAAGARDAMVAAFQSGEHPSPVLLVSIKAGGTGLNLTAATHVVHYDRWWNPAVEDQATDRAYRIGQTRAVTVHKLVTAGTVEERVAALLERKRALADAVVGTGETWITELDDDALHDLVSLSPDDISDEDEVA from the coding sequence ATGACGCCCCCGATCGTTCCAGGGACGCTGCAGGCCACGTTCTGGCCGGGTGATCCCGTCCCCTCGCGCGGTCACCTCGCGCTGTGGGGGACTGACGACCTCGTCGCAGACATGACACGGCTCGGCTTTCCGCCGGGCACGCCGGTGACGCTGCCGACGGTGCTTCCGCGCAGCCCGCGGGCGTACAAGCGCGTACGGATCGCGGACGTGCCGGCCAGGCTCGTGCCCGTGGGTGCCGCCGCGGCTGCGCTCGCCGCGTTTCCGGCGCCGTCCACCCCGGCGCAGCGGTGGCCGGGACGACGCCGGCCATCCGATTCGCTGCTGGTCTGGAGCGCTGCGGCGAAGATCGCGCTGGAGCTCGTCGCGGCCGGTCGCATCGTCCCGACGCTGCGGGCGGCGGGCGACGTCGGCGTCGCCAGTTGGGCGCTGGCCGGCGCGGCCGACGACCGACTGGCCCTGCTGGCCGTACGGCTGCCGCCGGCGGCGCACGCGCTGCGGGCCGAGGGCGAGAACGTGGTGTGGTCACCGGCCGAGCTGGTCACCACGTTCGGTGACGCGGTCGCCGACGCGTTCGCCCGCGACGCGTTCGCCCGCGGCGGTCGCGCGACCCAGCGGTCCCGCGGTGCGCGCAACGGGCGCGCGCGGCGCGCCGTCAGCTGGCCCCGCACCTGGCTCACCGGGCTGACCGACCCGGTCGATCCCGTGGTCGACGGCATCGAGGACGCCGTCGCGCGCCACGCCGAACAGATCGCGCAGTGGAGTGCGGCGGTCCGCGCCCGCCGCGACGGCGGTGCCCGGCTGTGCCTGCGCCTGGCCTCACCACCGCCGGACGTGCTCGGCGACGAGTGGGGGTGGCGTGTCGACTACCTGCTGCAGGCGGCCGACGACCCCAGCCTCATCGTCGAAGCGGACCGCGTGTGGGATGCCGCGGACGCCCGTGTTGACCTCGGCGGACTGGTCGTCACCGAGGCGCACGAAGCGTTGATCCGCGGGTTGGCCGACGCCGCCCGGCTGTTCGAGCCGCTGCGCCCGAGCCTGTCACTGGCCCGCCCGGCGGGGATCGACCTCGACGTCGCCGACGCCGCCGGACTGCTGGACGTGTCGGGCGATCTGGCAGCCGCCGGGCTCGGCGTGCTGCTGCCCGCCGAGTTGACCGCGAGCGGACAACGTCGTCTGCGGGCACGGATGCGGGTGGGGACGACGCCTGAGACGCCCGGCACGGGGCTGTCCACGGCAGGGCTCGACGCCGACACGCTGCGCACGTTCAGCTGGGAGGTGGCGTTGGGTGACGACACGCTCGACGCCGACGAGTTCGCCGAGATCGTCGCCCTCAAGCAGCCGCTCGTCTCGTGGCGTGGCCGGTGGGTGCGCGTCGACCCCGACGAGGCGTTGCGCCTGGCCGATCTCACAGGCACGGCCGGTCGGTTGGCACCCGGTGAGGCGCTTGCCGTCGCGCTGGCAGGCGAGCGTGATGATCCTGACCTGGGCCGGGTCGAGACGGTCGCCGACGGCGACCTGGCCGCGCTGGTCGCGCGGCTTCGCGACGGCGGTGCCCGAGGCGCGCCCGACCTGACCGGCGTCGTCGCCACCCTGCGTGCGTACCAGCACCGCGGTGCTGCCTGGCTGCAGGCAATGGCCGGCCTCGGCCTGGGCACGGTGCTGGCTGACGACATGGGCCTGGGCAAGACGCTGCAGTCGATCGCGTTGCTCGTGTCGCGCGCCGCGGAGCGACCGCACCTGGTGGTCTGCCCCACGTCGGTGGTCGGCAACTGGGAGCGCGAACTGGCGCGGTTCGCTCCTGACGTGCCCGTGCTGCGCCACCACGGACCTGGTCGTGCGACCGACCCGGCCGCGTTCGTGCCGGGCTCGGTCACGGTCACCAGCTACGGGTTGGTCCGCCGTGACGTGGACCTGCTCGCGGAGGTCGACTGGGACACGGTCGTGCTGGACGAGGCGCAGCAGGTCAAGAACCACGCGTCGAAGGCCGCCCGTGCGGTGCGCCGGGTCCCCGCGAGGACGCGCGTCGCGTTGACCGGCACGCCGGTCGAGAACCGGCTGGCGGAGCTGTGGGCGATCGTGGACTTCACCAACCCCGGCCTGTTGGGGTCGTTCACCCGGTTCCGCGAGCGCTACGCGGTGCCCGTCGAGCGCTGGGGCGACACCGACGCTGCGGACAGGCTGCGCCGCATCGTCGCGCCGTTCCTGCTGCGCCGCACGAAGGCTGAAGTCGCGACCGACCTGCCGTCCAAGCAGGAGGCCACGGTCGTCTGCAACCTCACCCGTGAGCAGGCGACCCTGTACCAGGCGGCCGTCGACCGGGTCTTCTCCCAGGGCATCGCCGACGACGGCATCGATCGGCGTGGCCAGATCCTGGCGCTGCTGACCGCGCTCAAGCAGATCTGCAACCACCCCGCCCAGTACCTCGGCGAACGCGGGCCGCTGCCAGGGCGCTCCGGAAAGCTCACCCGCACGGCCGAGATGCTGACCGAGGCCGCCGCCGCGGGCGACCGTGCGCTGGTGTTCACCCAGTACCGCGCCATGGGGGAGCTGCTCGCCCGTCACCTCGCGGCGCGCCTCGACGTCGCCGAGATCCCGTTCCTGCACGGCGGGGTCGCCGCCGGGGCGCGTGACGCGATGGTCGCGGCGTTCCAGTCGGGCGAGCATCCGTCGCCCGTGCTGCTGGTGTCGATCAAGGCTGGCGGGACCGGCCTGAACCTGACCGCAGCGACCCACGTCGTGCACTACGACCGCTGGTGGAACCCCGCGGTCGAGGACCAGGCGACCGACCGCGCCTACCGGATCGGCCAGACGCGGGCGGTGACGGTGCACAAGCTGGTCACGGCCGGCACGGTCGAGGAGCGTGTCGCCGCCCTGCTGGAGCGCAAGCGCGCGCTGGCCGACGCCGTCGTCGGCACCGGGGAGACATGGATCACCGAGCTCGACGACGATGCGCTCCACGACCTCGTGTCGCTGTCGCCCGACGACATCTCCGACGAGGACGAGGTGGCATGA
- a CDS encoding VOC family protein: MPAELNHTIVAARDPEGSARFMADILGLPAPTRYGPFMVVEAANGVSLDFMHITGEVTSQHYAFLVSEAEFDEIVDRITTRGVPHWADPGRRRAGAINARDGGRGVYFEDPEGHLLEILTRPYGSGGA, translated from the coding sequence ATGCCCGCGGAGCTGAACCACACGATCGTCGCCGCCCGGGATCCGGAGGGCTCGGCGCGGTTCATGGCCGACATCCTGGGCCTTCCCGCGCCGACGCGGTACGGACCGTTCATGGTGGTCGAGGCCGCCAACGGAGTGTCGCTCGACTTCATGCACATCACCGGCGAGGTCACGTCGCAGCACTACGCCTTCCTGGTCAGCGAGGCCGAGTTCGACGAGATCGTCGACCGCATCACGACGCGTGGGGTGCCGCACTGGGCGGACCCGGGCCGGCGACGTGCCGGAGCGATCAACGCACGCGACGGCGGCCGTGGCGTCTACTTCGAGGACCCGGAGGGCCACCTGCTCGAGATCCTGACCAGGCCGTACGGCAGCGGCGGCGCCTGA